A stretch of DNA from Lodderomyces elongisporus chromosome 4, complete sequence:
GCATATCAATTTTCTACCCTGCCAATCAGATCTGGAACTGGTGAACCATATGAAGCAATAAATTACATTATAGATAATTATAAAAATCCTTTTTAAGGTATACGTCGGTGTATTCgtatatacatttacaaatatatgtatatatattaacagttttccttttcttcttcttcccctTATTTACCTGTTGTGCGAATACGGAGGAGGGAATACAACCACCAATAACTACATTGAAGCTTTTCCACATAAATGACAATAAGTGCAAACCAATGCAATGGACCTatacaaaaaccaaaacttGAACCTGTGGATTCCAGGTCCGGTTGGAACTTGAACAAGATATTTTCGTTTGGCACCTCCGTTGCAAAGAAAACTTCTAGCTGTAATGCACGCGAATCGACTTGTAGTAAGAATAACCAGGCTGAGAATTCCTCAACGCAAGGAATAGAAACGAGGGAGGAGCTGGTACAAAGCAATGTACTGACTAGCAGTACACCCTCTACAAAAGATATTCACaagtgtttttgttgtggGACAATATTAGCTGTTCCACCTAGAGCAGGTAAATTTCGGTGCTCAATCTGCCAGACAACAAATATACTAGTAGAGTTAATTACAAAGCCAGAATTAGATGAACGAATCGGAATGGAAAAGGGTTCCGAGCCAATCTCAGTGGCGCTGGTAAAAAGTTTGATTGGTGAGTGTTATGACAGattgcaaaagaacaaaaccGATTTGGGAAGCAGCAAGTCACTACACGAGATATTTGATCCACTTGGCAAATACTTGTATGATGTATTTTCATCGCATGATTTGTTGAATAAAGCATTTTTCAGCAAACCACAATATGAAATGCTAAATAGTTCAAACAAGACAAACTCAGTTCACGTGGATAGAAAAGGGATCAAAGaggtgttttttttactcaCAACACTACCTACAAAACGGCCGTTATATTATGCTCTTAAAGGCGCTAATTGTCTGTTGCGTCGACTTGAACGAGTATTCACACGAGGGCTTGATGAAGACCGTTGGGTATTTATACTTTTTGAAATACcctttttccaaatatCCTTAACCCCGCCAAGTGTGCAAAAGGTTCCAGAAATGACCGATGCTCCGGAGATTAGGATGCTTTGCTACGAGATATTGAAAAGATGTTTAGGTGTGTTATCAAACATTCACgattcaaaaaaaacaaaacagattGTTTTAAACTTTGCAAGAATGGACGAAAGTGCTTTCTTTTCGATATTGGAGGTTTTCAATCTATATCTTTCATTTCAACTTAAAAAGTATTATTGTGTTGCAAACAATCCTCAAAATAGTCACGATGGCTCCCACTCGCCAAATTCAATTCTTGTTCCAAGCTTggaagaagacgaagagTATTATAGAGTTGTGGCCTTGAAGGCTGAGACAGAACTGGCTTCTCAATCACTAGTGTCACTATTAATCCCTGGTAATTCCAAACACCTTGATGCTGGTCCTTCTCGTTCTTATTCGAGCAAGAAATCACGCAAGGAAAACAAGATCAAGTTGCTCCAATATGGTAATGACTGGAGAATTCATAGTGTACTTGTGGCAAtactgtttttgtttcggGCAAATAGATTACGTTCCAAGCCAATACCAACTTATCATTTTTACAATTTTCTAGTTGACTACGTCCATATCAAAGTTGACTTTGACACGTGGCAGAGAGATGAGCGTCGAGCACAACGCAAAGATGCAATAATGAGAGATGTGCTTAATTCGATCCATGGATCTGGCGCTCGCAACAGCAAAAGTGtaaattttaatttctaCATGTGCCAATACCCATTTACTATTTCGTTGGGTAGTAAAATATCTATTTTGGAACACGAGGCACGCCGGCAAATGGAACGGAAAGCAGAAGAGGCATTCATCAACTCACTCGACAAGCGCGTAGTTTTTGACACCCACCTCAGGATAAGCGTTAGAAGAGATCATGTAGTTCAAGATTCATTGCGATGCTTGCAAAACAACTTGGGGAGTTTTAAGAAAAGCTTGAGAGTCCTGTTTTTGAACGAGCCAGGAATAGATGCGGGGGGTGTTCGTAAAGAATGGTTTATGTTGTTGACAAAGGAGATCTTCAATCCTTTATCAGGgatgttttcaaatattgAGGATTCAAACTTGTTGTGGTTTGCACTTGGTCCTACCGAGAGGGAAGATATGTATCAACTTTTTGGTTCTATTTTGGGGTTGGCGCTATACAACTCAACTGTATTGGAATTGAATTTTCCTCAAGCATTGTACAAGGTCCTCGCTGGTAAAAGTTTAAATCAACTGGACTACAAAACACTTCATCCCACTATATATAGAAGCTTAAGCTCACTTCGTAAAGTGGATGCAAACGAATTGAATACGCTTGGTTTGACATTCGAAGTAACATACAAGGATGTTTTGGGCACCACTCAGACGAAAGAGCTTATTGAAGGAGGAGCCGATGTATTGGTCGATGAATCCAACTTGGAGCAATATATTGACCTATAtactctattttttttgcgaGATGGAGTCAGTCGTCAACTCGACGCCTTTATTGACGGCTTCAAAAATGTTATCGGAGGCAATGCGTTGTCGTTATTTGACGAGGAAGAAATTGAGCTTCTACTTTGTGGCCACACAGACCATGGCATTGACGTGGAGATCTTGGAGTCTGTAACCAAGTATACTGGCTGGCCTTCTGCTCAGGAGGCCAAAAACTCGACTGTGATTAAATGGTTTTGGGAGATCATGCAGAGTATGGATCAAAACCATCGCAAATTGCTCATGTCATTTGTCACGGGGTCAGACAGAGTACCAGCAACGGGAATTCAAAATTTGCCATTTAGAATACACTTGCTAAATGATAATCAAGATAGTTGTAGATTACCATTGGCACATACTTGCTTTAATGAGCTTGCTATATACAACTATAGTAGTAAAGAGAAATTAAGTCAAAAATTGTATAGAGCCATGGAAGAAAGTTCAGGCTTTGGCATTAAATGAATAATAATTGATGAGTGAATTTAtgagtttaaaaaaaacaatttactACTAtggaaaagtgaaaaaaaatgaaagaaaaagaaaaaaaaaaaaaacaaatcgATGCGTCAACTATTTCGTTCCAACTCTctttaaaaacaaaggtAGAACGTGTGGCTTATCTAGAGAAAAATGAAGCTGAAGTTGAAGCTGACGGTGTGCTTCATTCGTTTAGACCCATGATACTCAAATAAAGTTATCTCTTAGTCGACTTCTCAGCTgtaaccaaaaaaaaaaaaaaaaacagaaaaagtgtacttaatttttcatttcaagTATCCAATAGGCGCTACCAAATGTAACTTAACCAAGCCAATGA
This window harbors:
- the HUL4 gene encoding Putative E3 ubiquitin-protein ligase translates to MTISANQCNGPIQKPKLEPVDSRSGWNLNKIFSFGTSVAKKTSSCNARESTCSKNNQAENSSTQGIETREESVQSNVSTSSTPSTKDIHKCFCCGTILAVPPRAGKFRCSICQTTNILVELITKPELDERIGMEKGSEPISVASVKSLIGECYDRLQKNKTDLGSSKSLHEIFDPLGKYLYDVFSSHDLLNKAFFSKPQYEMLNSSNKTNSVHVDRKGIKEVFFLLTTLPTKRPLYYALKGANCSLRRLERVFTRGLDEDRWVFILFEIPFFQISLTPPSVQKVPEMTDAPEIRMLCYEILKRCLGVLSNIHDSKKTKQIVLNFARMDESAFFSILEVFNLYLSFQLKKYYCVANNPQNSHDGSHSPNSILVPSLEEDEEYYRVVALKAETESASQSLVSLLIPGNSKHLDAGPSRSYSSKKSRKENKIKLLQYGNDWRIHSVLVAISFLFRANRLRSKPIPTYHFYNFLVDYVHIKVDFDTWQRDERRAQRKDAIMRDVLNSIHGSGARNSKSVNFNFYMCQYPFTISLGSKISILEHEARRQMERKAEEAFINSLDKRVVFDTHLRISVRRDHVVQDSLRCLQNNLGSFKKSLRVSFLNEPGIDAGGVRKEWFMLLTKEIFNPLSGMFSNIEDSNLLWFALGPTEREDMYQLFGSILGLALYNSTVLELNFPQALYKVLAGKSLNQSDYKTLHPTIYRSLSSLRKVDANELNTLGLTFEVTYKDVLGTTQTKELIEGGADVLVDESNLEQYIDLYTLFFLRDGVSRQLDAFIDGFKNVIGGNALSLFDEEEIELLLCGHTDHGIDVEILESVTKYTGWPSAQEAKNSTVIKWFWEIMQSMDQNHRKLLMSFVTGSDRVPATGIQNLPFRIHLLNDNQDSCRLPLAHTCFNELAIYNYSSKEKLSQKLYRAMEESSGFGIK